A window of the Hordeum vulgare subsp. vulgare chromosome 5H, MorexV3_pseudomolecules_assembly, whole genome shotgun sequence genome harbors these coding sequences:
- the LOC123395410 gene encoding trimethyltridecatetraene synthase-like: MELPQWASFLGIVLATVLFLKAALRRRRQYNLPPGPKPWPIIGNLNLIGTLPHRSIHALSKQHGPLMQLQFGSFPVVVGSSVEMAKFFLKTHDVVFTDRPKTAAGRYTTYNYSDITWSPYGAYWRQARKMCLTELFSAKRLESYEYIRREEVLGLLGDLYRGGAGAGRVVVLKDYLSTVSLNVITRMVMGKKYLEKEVRDEAGAVITTPEEFKWMIDELFLLNGVLNIGDSIPWLDWMDLQGYIKRMKKLSKKFDRFLEHVVDEHSERRRREGESFVVNDMVDVLLQFASDPGLEVKLNREGVKAFTQDLIAGGTESSAVTVEWALSELLKKPEVLAKATEELDRVVGRGRWVTEKDMTSLPYVDAIVKETMRLHPVAPMLLPRLSREDTSINGYDIPAGTRVLVMVWSIGRDPKLWEAPEEFMPERFLDSRLDVKGQNYELLPFGSGRRMCPGYSLGLKVIQVSLANLLHGFTWRLPDGVELNMEEIFGLSTPRKFPLEAVVEPKLPAHLYAEA; the protein is encoded by the exons ATGGAGCTTCCTCAGTGGGCGTCCTTCCTCGGCATCGTGCTCGCCACGGTGCTCTTCCTCAAGGctgccctccgccgccgccgccagtacAACCTCCCCCCGGGCCCCAAGCCTTGGCCGATCATCGGCAACCTCAACCTCATCGGCACGCTCCCGCACCGCTCCATCCACGCGCTCTCCAAGCAGCACGGCCCgctcatgcaactccagttcggcTCCTTCCCGGTCGTCGTCGGCTCCTCCGTCGAGATGGCCAAGTTCTTCCTCAAGACCCACGACGTGGTGTTCACCGACCGCCCCAAGACCGCCGCCGGGAGGTACACCACCTACAACTACAGCGACATCACCTGGTCCCCCTACGGCGCCTACTGGCGCCAGGCCCGTAAGATGTGCCTCACCGAGCTCTTCAGCGCCAAGCGGCTCGAGTCGTATGAGTACATCCGCAGGGAGGAGGTGCTCGGCCTACTCGGCGACCTGTATCGCGGCGGAGCCGGTGCCGGCCGCGTGGTGGTGCTCAAGGACTACCTGTCCACGGTGAGCCTGAACGTGATCACGCGCATGGTGATGGGCAAGAAGTACCTGGAGAAGGAGGTGAGGGACGAGGCTGGGGCGGTGATCACGACGCCCGAGGAGTTCAAGTGGATGATCGACGAGCTGTTCCTGCTCAACGGCGTGCTCAACATCGGCGACTCCATCCCGTGGCTGGACTGGATGGACCTGCAGGGGTACATCAAGAGGATGAAGAAGCTGAGCAAGAAGTTCGACCGGTTCCTGGAGCACGTCGTCGACGAGCACAGCGAGCGTCGTCGCCGCGAGGGAGAGAGCTTTGTGGTCAATGACATGGTTGACGTGCTGCTGCAGTTCGCCAGCGATCCTGGTCTTGAGGTCAAGCTCAACAGAGAAGGCGTCAAGGCTTTCACTCAG GACCTCATTGCTGGCGGCACGGAGAGCTCAGCAGTGACAGTGGAATGGGCCCTCTCAGAGCTCCTAAAGAAACCAGAGGTGCTTGCCAAAGCTACAGAAGAGCTGGACCGCGTGGTGGGACGAGGTCGATGGGTCACCGAAAAGGACATGACAAGCCTTCCTTATGTGGATGCCATCGTCAAAGAGACCATGCGCTTGCACCCGGTAGCGCCGATGCTTTTACCCCGCCTTTCTCGTGAGGACACGTCCATCAACGGCTACGACATCCCTGCCGGCACACGAGTGCTAGTCATGGTGTGGTCTATTGGCCGCGACCCAAAGTTGTGGGAGGCGCCGGAGGAATTCATGCCAGAGCGGTTCCTCGACAGCAGACTCGACGTCAAAGGGCAAAACTATGAGCTGCTTCCATTCGGGTCGGGTCGCAGGATGTGTCCCGGGTATAGTCTCGGACTAAAGGTGATCCAGGTAAGCTTGGCAAACCTGCTGCACGGGTTCACTTGGAGGCTCCCTGACGGTGTAGAGCTGAACATGGAGGAGATATTCGGCTTGTCCACACCACGTAAGTTCCCGCTGGAGGCCGTCGTGGAGCCGAAGCTACCGGCTCATCTATATGCCGAGGCTTGA